A stretch of Malus sylvestris chromosome 11, drMalSylv7.2, whole genome shotgun sequence DNA encodes these proteins:
- the LOC126589318 gene encoding protein CUP-SHAPED COTYLEDON 1-like — MEINHSLVPSFFRFKPTDQELIGRFLRYFLVETPRLLPPPPHHIFMHKCNLFGNHSEPSEIWEAFGGGGALQLAAADQPALYFFSELTKKTPKGSNITRKMGRNGGKWDGKAVPAWVEGTDGTSTCIGLKRTFCYKNVCSEDHGAWLLDEYSLFAAPRKRKSHTSYDFDYVLCRLRKTSDNNKRKCPTSSSSEDDQVTALKKNDINKRKCPTSSSSEDQVNTSNKTTKKKSANEEIEGDHDQELPLPADSGIAANGAVEENVWDPSLLEKYLLETHEEEPFNSSFYNEWIAADGGVQEAYHPNAYENVLDQSYYSSSYPNNACLEDQFMPPVNIAQEIL, encoded by the coding sequence ATGGAGATCAATCATTCCCTTGTACCGAGTTTTTTCCGCTTCAAACCCACCGATCAGGAACTCATCGGTCGCTTCCTCCGCTACTTTTTGGTGGAGACCCCGCGGCTACTGCCCCCGCCACCGCACCACATCTTCATGCACAAGTGCAACCTCTTTGGCAACCACTCAGAACCCTCTGAGATTTGGGAGGCctttggaggaggaggagcacTTCAACTTGCTGCTGCTGACCAACCCGCCTTGTATTTCTTCTCTGAACTGACGAAGAAAACCCCCAAGGGTTCGAACATCACTCGGAAGATGGGAAGAAACGGAGGTAAATGGGACGGCAAGGCAGTCCCTGCATGGGTTGAGGGAACTGACGGAACTTCTACCTGCATTGGACTAAAAAGAACCTTCTGCTACAAGAATGTATGCTCAGAGGACCATGGCGCTTGGTTACTAGACGAATACAGTCTCTTTGCGGCTCCAAGGAAGCGCAAGAGCCATACAAGTTACGATTTTGATTATGTGCTTTGTCGGTTAAGGAAGACGTCCGACAATAACAAGAGAAAGTGCCCGACTTCATCATCATCAGAGGATGATCAAGTGACAGCTTTGAAGAAGAACGACATTAACAAGAGAAAGTGTCCGACTTCATCATCATCAGAGGATCAAGTGAACACTTCGAACAAgacgacgaagaagaagagCGCAAACGAAGAGATCGAAGGTGATCATGATCAAGAATTACCACTCCCAGCAGATTCTGGAATTGCTGCAAATGGAGCTGTAGAAGAGAATGTTTGGGATCCAAGTTTATTAGAGAAATATTTGCTTGAAACCCATGAAGAGGAACCTTTTAATTCAAGTTTCTACAACGAATGGATCGCTGCGGATGGAGGAGTACAAGAAGCTTATCATCCAAATGCCTACGAGAACGTGCTCGACCAATCATATTACAGCAGCAGCTACCCGAATAATGCTTGTTTGGAAGATCAGTTCATGCCACCCGTTAACATTGCACAAGAGATATTGTAA
- the LOC126589319 gene encoding heat shock 70 kDa protein 4-like has product MIATITNDKLSLRREEAERLYRRQRGTNLKVRRLRPSWMPRTRLLENYTYNMRNALKDEKVAGILDPADIENEHKSSNVSLYQGITGENASSNLAASFDTEVNKNFGLCGSSNVSSLELRQSAGQQLTTRVADDKQSPEEATSGLLQLR; this is encoded by the exons ATGATT GCCACTATTACCAATGACAAGCTCAGCTTGAGAAGGGAAGAGGCTGAGAGATTGTACAGGAGGCAGAGAGGTACAAACCTGAAGGTGAGGAGGTTAAGACCAAGTTGGATGCCAAGAACTCGCTTGCTTGAGAACTACACCTACAACATGAGGAACGCCCTGAAGGATGAGAAGGTTGCTGGGATATTGGACCCTGCAGACAT TGAAAATGAGCACAAGTCCTCCAATGTATCACTGTATCAAGGTATCACCGGGGAGAATGCATCTTCGAACCTTGCTGCCTCATTCGATACAGaagtaaataaaaattttgggTTGTGTGGATCTTCTAATGTCAGTAGTCTTGAATTGAGGCAATCCGCAGGGCAACAATTGACAACTAGAGTTGCAGATGATAAACAATCACCGGAAGAAGCTACCTCGGGCCTTTTACAGCTGAGGTAA
- the LOC126589320 gene encoding protein CUP-SHAPED COTYLEDON 1-like yields MEINHSLVPSFFRFKPTDQELIGRFLRYFLVETPRLLPPPPHHTFMHKCNLFGNHSEPSEIWEAFGGGGALQLAAADQPALYFFSELTKTTPKGSNIVRKMGRNGGKWDGKAVPTWVEGTDGTSTCIGLKRTFCYKNEGSEDNGAWLLDEYSLFAAPRNRKSHTSYDFDYALCRLRKTSDINKRKCPTSSSSEDDQVTTLKKNGINKRKCPTSSSSEDQVTTSNKRKKKMNANEEIESDDDQELPQPADSGIATVGAVEENDWDPSLLEKYLLETHEEEPVNPSFYNEWIAADGGVQEAYHPNAYENVLDQSFYGSSYLDTCFLEDQFVPPINMV; encoded by the coding sequence ATGGAGATCAATCATTCCCTTGTACCGAGTTTTTTCCGCTTCAAACCCACCGATCAGGAACTCATCGGTCGCTTCCTCCGCTACTTTTTGGTGGAGACGCCGCGGTTACTGCCCCCGCCACCGCACCACACCTTCATGCACAAGTGCAACCTCTTTGGCAACCACTCAGAACCCTCTGAGATTTGGGAGGCctttggaggaggaggagcacTTCAACTTGCTGCTGCTGATCAACCAGCCTTGTATTTCTTCTCTGAGCTCACGAAGACAACCCCCAAGGGTTCGAACATCGTTCGGAAGATGGGAAGAAACGGAGGTAAATGGGACGGCAAGGCAGTCCCCACATGGGTTGAGGGGACTGACGGGACATCTACCTGTATTGGACTAAAAAGAACCTTCTGCTACAAGAATGAAGGCTCTGAGGACAATGGTGCGTGGTTACTAGACGAATACAGTCTCTTTGCGGCCCCAAGGAATCGCAAGAGCCATACAAGTTACGATTTTGATTACGCGCTTTGTCGATTAAGGAAGACGTCTGACATTAACAAGAGAAAGTGCCCGACTTCATCATCATCAGAGGATGATCAAGTGACCACTTTGAAGAAGAACGGCATTAACAAGAGAAAGTGTCCGACTTCATCATCATCAGAGGATCAAGTGACCACTTCGaacaagaggaagaagaagatgaacgcAAACGAAGAGATCGAAAGTGATGATGATCAAGAATTACCTCAGCCAGCAGATTCTGGAATTGCTACAGTTGGAGCTGTAGAAGAGAATGATTGGGATCCAAGTTTATTAGAGAAATATTTGCTTGAAACCCATGAAGAGGAACCTGTGAATCCAAGCTTCTACAACGAATGGATCGCTGCGGATGGAGGAGTACAAGAAGCTTATCATCCAAATGCCTACGAGAATGTGCTCGACCAATCATTTTACGGCAGCAGCTACTTGGATACTTGTTTTTTGGAAGATCAGTTCGTGCCACCTATTAACATGGTATAA